Genomic window (Arcobacter aquimarinus):
TTTGGATATGAAAAAGAATTAGATTTTATTTAATAGTTTATCAAGTAAAGAAGTTGTTAAAATTCTTTTGAAAAATCCAAGAAGATGAGTTGCTGTTGTTACGTAATATCTTGGTTTTGGTTTTTTTGTATTCATTATTTTTAAAACAGTGTTTGCCACACTTGAAGCTGGAAGATTAAAAGGTGCTTTATCTTCTGTTGTTTCAAGTCTTGCTTTTAACTCTTTTTTATAAGTTTCTTCCCAAAAACTTCCTTCAACTGTGATATTTTTATTGAATTTTTTTAGGGCATTTTCTCTAAACTTTGAAGTTACAGGTCCAGTGTTTATAGTACTAATATATATTTGACTACCAAGAACTTCCTGTCTTAAAGTGTCATTTATTCCTTCTATTGCATATTTACTTGCATTGTATGCACCTCTAAATTTTAAAGAGATTATTCCTAAAACAGAACTGTGTTGAATAATCTTTCCATATCCTTGAGCTCTAAATATTTTCATAGCTTGAATTGTTACTTCATGAAGTCCAAAAAAGTTTGTGTTAAACTGCTTTTTTAAAACCTTTACACTCAAATCTTCAACAGCTCCTGGTTGTCCAAAACCAGCATTATTAAAAACTGCATCAAGTTTTAAATCATTTTTTAAAATAGTTTCTAAGGCATATTTTATCTCATCTTTATTTCGTACATCTATTTTAAAAGTTTCAAAACCTAAATCTTTTAACATTTCAACATCTTTATCTTTTCTTGCACTTGCATAAACTTTGATACCATTTTTTTTCAATATAAGTGCAGTTTCAAGTCCAATTCCAGAAGAACAACCAGTTATTAGTATATTTTGCATATTTTTAATCCATCTAAATTTTTGAAATGGTATTATAACTTTATAAATATAAAAGCACTTTGGATAAAAATGACAAAAAAAGATAAAGAGATAAAACAACTTTTAGATAATGAAGTAGAAAATAGAAATAAAAATGATGAAATAAACTATGATAAACCTGACCCACTTTTGATTGCAAGAAGATACGATGACGAGTTTATAATACTTTTATGTGCTTTGTTTGCCTATGGAAATGCAAAACTAATAGTGAAATTTTTAGATAGTTTAGATTTTTCATTGTTAGAGAAAAGTGATGAGATAATAGATAAAGAGTTAGATAAATTTTATTATAGATTTCAAAATGCACAAGATATAAAAATGATATTTAAAACTTTTAAACGAATGAAAAATGAAGATAGTTTAAATAATATCTTTGTAAATGCATATAAAAAAGAGAATTCTATTTTAGAAGGAATAGATGCTTTAATTCAAAAAATTCATAACATATCAAACTATAACTCTCAAGGTTTTACTTTTTTAGTTTCAAGCCCTTTTAAAAGAGATAAAGCTGGACTTATAAAAGAAAACGGAAATGCTCCATATAAAAGATGGAATATGTATCTTCGATGGATGGTAAGAGATGATAATCTTGATTTAGGTCTTTGGAAAAATATAGATAAGAAAGACTTGATACTTCCTCTTGATACTCATACTTTCAAAGTTTCTCAAAAATTAGGTTTATTGGATAGAAAAAATTATGATTTAAAATCAGCATTGTTGATAACTGATAAATTAAAAGAGTTTGATAAATTTGATCCTATAAAGTACGATTTTAGTTTGTATAGAATAGGGCAAGAGAAAATAGATATTTAAGTTGTAATTATTTATTTAGATGTAAAAGAAAATAAGATAACATCCATTTCATTAAGAAGGAGATGTTTTGGAAGATTTAGAATATACATATATTTATACAAATAATTTTAAACAAAAAATTCAAAGAAAATTTAAAATAAAATATAAATCAAATCATCTTATTACAAAAATAACATTTGAAGTTGAATCTATTGATTTTGATATAAATTTAAATCAAGAATGGATTAGTTCGCGAAAAAATTATGGCTTAATTAGTATTAATAAAGAGTATTTTGAAAATAATAAAGAAAAAGCTATTTTACTTATAGTTTATGAAATAAATCCAGCTTTTTTTACAAACGATTGTTTGTACAGTCTTGATGATTCAAATTTAAAAAAAATAAATAAAATAAAAGAAGAATATAACTCTTTTGAATAACTCTTTTGTTACTTTCAAGTTATATATAAATGATATAGTTTCTTCATATAAATAGTAGGAGGAAATTATTTATGAAAAAGTTTATTAAAATAGTAACTTTATCAGCATTGTGTACGAGTGCTTTATTTGGATTTGACCCAAAGGTTTTAAGTGAACGTTCGAACACTGGATATAAGTATGAAGGAAAGTTGGAATATAAGATTCCAGATGTTAATACAATTCCAGATAATCAATTTGGAGAGTTGGTAAAATATGGAAAAGAGCTTATAGTTCATACTTCAAAATATATAGGACCTGAAGTTGAAGACCCAAAGATGAGATTTGCAGGAAATAATCTTCAATGTCAAACTTGTCATTTAGATGCTGGAACAAAAGCTTATTCGGCACCATTTATAGGAACAACAGCTGCATTTCCACAATATAGACCAAGAGAAGATACTATAGGGACATTAGCAGAAAGAATAAATGGTTGTATGCAAAGAAGTATGAATGGTTATCCTTTACCTCAAGATAGTAAAGAGATGAAAGCTATGGAAGCATATATGTTTTGGTTAAGTCAAGGTATTCCAGTTGGTGGAGCTACTGCTTTAGAAGGAAGAGGACTTGCTAAAATTGATAGAAAAATGATAAAAAAACAAGCAGCAAATCCAGAAAAAGGAAAAGTAGTATATGAACAACAATGTGCTTCTTGTCATGGAATAAATGGTGAAGGTATAAAAAATGAAGGAAGAGCAAATGGATATATTTATCCACCATTATGGGGAGAAGATTCTTATAATAAAGGTGCTGGAATGTATAGGGTTTTAAAAGCAGCTGATTTTATAAAATCAAATATGCCTTTAGGAGCTACTAAAGAAAATCCAATCCTAACAGATGAAGAGGCTTATAATGTTGCTGCTTATATGAATATGGATTCTCATTATAGACCTGAAAAAATAAATAGAAAAAATGACTTCCCTGATGAGGTTGTAAAAGCACCTGATGTTTACAGAGAAGGAATAGAAACAAAAGAGCATCAAGTTGGACCATTTGGAAAAATTATTAAATAGTAAAAAGAGAATATCTAAAGGATATTCTCTTGAATAAAACATATAAAAAATTCATATTACTTTTTGTTATAGTTATAATCATACTTCTTTATTTTTTATTTAAATACAATAAAATCATACATCAAAATCAAATAGATATTTTAGTTTCAAACAAAGTTGAAATAGTACAAAATGAATTAACAAATCAAAAAAATCAAGCCTTATCATTGGCAATATTATTTTCAAAAAATCAAAATATTATAAATAATTTAGAACAAAATAATCCAAAAGAGTTGAAAAAAGAGCTTTTGGTATTACTTGATAATATAAAAAAATATACAAATCAAACAAATATTCAAGTTCAAATTCATACAAAAGATTTAAAAGTTTTTGTAAGGAGTTGGGAAGATAAAGATATAGGATTAAATTTAGAAAATTTTAGAAAAGGTTTAGTAAAAGTAAAAAATACACAAGAGCCTTTTGTTTCAAATGAATTGGGTAAAAGATTTAATATCAAAGCAATTTCTCCAGTTTTTAATAAAAACGAGGAATATATAGGAACTATTGAAGTTATTATGGATTATAGTGATTTGAAAAATAGGCTCAAATATTTAGGTATAGAAATAATTCCACTTTTAGAAAAAAAATATTTAAAGATTGCACAAAATTATAAGGACAATCCTCTTTTAGATGATTATATAGTTATTCAAGAAGAGTATGATAAAAAGTTTTATGATTTTCTTTTAGAAAATAAAAGCTATTTAACAACTAATAAATTTTACTATGAAAATAAAAATCGAATAATTACACAAATTCCTCTTGGAAGTTTTGATGAAGAGAGTATAGCTATAATGATGATTTGTTTTGATAAAAATGAACAAAACTTTAAATATTTACCGAAGTATGAATATTTAGGTGAAATAAATACAAAATCAAATCTTAAAAATAATGAAGAAAAAGAGAAAAGAGAGATTATAATAAAGTGATAAAAATTTTACTTTTAGAAGATGATTATTTATATAAAGTTTCTATAAAAGAGTTTTTAGAAGAACTTGATTTTGTAGTTGATGCTTTTGAAAATGGCGATGAGGCTTTAGATGCTGTTTTTGATAATTCTTATGATTTATTACTTTTAGATATACGAGTTCCTGGAATGGATGGGTTTTCTTTAGTTGAATATGTAAGAAAAAATAAATTAGATGTTCCTATTATTATCTTGACATCTTTAACTGATATAAGTGATTTAAGTCGTGGTTATGAACTTGGATGTAATGATTATATTAGAAAACCTTTTGATATGATAGAGTTAAAATTTAGAATTGAGCAACTTATCAAAAACTCATTTAAAACAAATGAAGATTTGATTTTATTATCAAATGATTTTAAATTTGATGTAAAAAAATCTACTTTATATTTAAAAGATAAATTGGTAGATTTAACTCAAAAAGAGAGTGAGTTGGTATCTTTATTAGTTTTAAATAGAGGTTTTTTTGTTTCTATTGAAACTTTGCATGATAAAATTTGGGAAAATAAAGAGATATCATATTCAGATATTAGAATGTGTATAAAAAGAATCAGGGAAAAAACAGCAAAAGAGTTTATAAAAACAAAAAGATTTGTAGGATACAAAATTGATAAATAATCAATATGAGATAAAATATATAATAATTCAAGTTTTTTTAACACTTTTTATTGCTTTTATTCCTATATATTTTTATTTAGATGCTTCTTATGAAAATAAACAGATAAAAGATAAAATGGATTTGAAAAATTATGCAAGTTTATTGATTTCTAAAATAGATAGTTTTGAAAAAGAGAATAGTGAAATCTTTTATTATCCAAGATCAAATATATTTACTTCAGCAATTTTTGATAAAAATAATAAAGAAATTTTTTCTTTATTAGAAAAAATAGATAATCAACAAACTTTTTTTTTCGAGGATTTTAAAAAAATAACAAATAAATTATGTTATAAAGAGTATCTAAACTCAAATATTTTTGAAGCAAAGAGTTTGATAGTATGTAAAGAAGATGATAATTCTGAAGTTATTTATAATGCAATAATCTTACTATTAATCGTAAGTTTTTTTATATTTTTATCTTCATTTTTTATAATAAAACAGAGTATTGAACCTTATAGAAGATTGAATCAATATTTAGATGAGTTTTTAAAAGATGCAATGCATGAGTTAAAAACTCCAATTGGAGTAGCAAGAATAAACGTAGATATGTTACAACTAAGACTTAAAAATGATAAAAATATTCTAAGAATAAAATCAGCACTAAAAAATATGACAGTTATTTATGAAGACTTAGAGTATTATATGCAACAAAATGCTGTAAAAGATGAAAAAAGAGATATAGATTTTTCATCTTTTTTAGAAAAAAGAGTTGATTTTTTCAATGATTTAGCTATTGCAAAACAGATAAATTTTCACAGATTCATAGAGCAAAATATAACTATAAATTTTAATGAAATAGAACTTTACAGAATTATTGATAACAATCTATCAAATGCAATAAAATACTCAAAAGATAGTTCTAATATAACAGTTACTCTTACAAAAGAATCAAATCATATAAAACTAATTTTCAAAGATGAAGGTGTTGGAATAAAAGATATCTCAACTATTTTTCAAAGATATTACAGAGGAGATAAAATAACAGGTGGTTTTGGAATAGGTCTTAGTATTGTAAAAAATATTTGTACTAAAAATAGTATAAATATAGAAGTTAAATCAAAAATAAACGAAGGAACAACTTTTATTTATATATTTTAAGCTTTTATCTTTTCATTATATATTTAAGTATATAATGCTTTTAAATTGTTTATATATAAGGACGGGTAATGACTCGAGAAAAAATAATGACTCAACTTTTTGAGTTTTCATCTCCAACATATTATAAATGGACTAAACAAGATAAAAGAAAAATTTTTGATTTATTAAATTATGCTTTTACAAATAATGAATTAGAAGAGTTTATAAAGACTGGTAAAATTGATAAGATTGAAGAGTTAGGAAATAAAACTTATCTATTTGATTCATCTATGAAATTTTATAAAACAGCAAAACATATTTCAAATTTTAAAGTTGCAAAAAATTTACTTTTACTATTGGAAAATAACTATAAACAAAATAACAATAGTGTCATCATAGAAAAGATTGCAGAGTCTATTTATAAATCTGATAAAGAATTATTTGAATATTTTGAAAATGATAAAAATATTGAAGTAGTAACTTCTATGAAATTAGCACTATTAAATTTAATACAAAAACAAGATATTTTTGTTTTAGAGTATATCAGTAAAAATCGAAAAGAGATAGAAAAAAATTCTCTAAAAAAAAGTGCAAAATATTTAAATAAAATAGATTTTTTTTACTCAAATAATTTTCATAGGATTTAATAAATATGTTTGATTTTACAGATAATGAACTTTTAGAGTTACTAAAAGAAGATGTCCCTTTTTTAGATTTAACTACTTATTTACAAGATATAAATAATAAAAAGGCAAGATTAGAGATATATACAAGAGAAGATATAGTAGTTTCTTGTAGTGAAGAATCAGCTAGAATAGCAAAACTTATGAATTGTGAAGTTGATTTTTTTGTTCCTTCTAAACAAAAGATAAAAAAAGGTGAACTTATTTTATCTTTTATTGGAGATTATAATCTTATTCATAAAATTTGGAGAACAACACAATTAATACTTGAATATAGTTGTAAAATAGCAACATATACACAAAATATGAAAGAAGAAATTTTAAAGGTTAATAATCATTGTGAATTATTAACAACAAGAAAAACTTATCCTTTTGCAAAAAAATTTTGTATAAAATCTATTCTTGTAGGAGGGGCTTTCCCTCATAGATTAAATCTTAGTGAAACTGTATTATTATTTCCACATCATAGAAAAGTATATGCTACAAGTGAAGAATTTTATTATCAAATAAAAGAAATAAAACAAAAAGCTTTGGAAAAAAAGATAATTATTGAATCAAGTGATTTTAATGATGCAATAAATCTTATGAAATATGGAGCGGATGTTTTACAACTTGATAAAATGGATGTTAAAATCATAGATGAAATAGTGAAATACAAAAATAATAACTTCCCTTGGATAAAATTACTTGTATCTGGAAATATAAATCTTTTAAATATTAAAAATTTTGCTTCTACTCAAATAGATGGGGTAGTTTCAAGTTCTATGTATTTATGTGGAATGTCAGATTTAGGGACAGGATTAACTATTTTAGAATAAGGGATTAGATTAAACTAAATCTCCATCCCATTTTCTAAAATTATTTTATTTCTACCGTTTTCTTTCGCTTTATAAAGTAACATATCAGCTTTTTGAACTGTATTTTCATAAGTATCATAACTACTTCTAATAGCAACGCCAGCAGAAAAAGTTACTTTTATTTTTTTGTCTTTATATAAAAAACTATTTTCAACAACAATGCTTTTTATTCTTTTTAAAAACTGTAAAAGTTCCCTATTAAGGTTAAAATGAATAATAGCTATAAACTCTTCTCCACCATATCTTCCTACAATATCAAGATCTCTTATACTTTTATTTAATATTTTTCCAAATGTAGATAAAACAACATCTCCACACTCATGTCCATAAGTGTCATTTAACTTTTTAAAGTGGTCTAAATCAAAGAAAACAACAGCGTATTGAGTATTAAGTCTTTTATATGAACTTTCGATTTTTTTTACTTCATCTCCAAAGGCTTTTCTTGTTAATAGTCCTGTTAAATGGTCTTTCATATTTTCGATTTTTGTTTTATTTAATTCTTCTTCTAAAGTTTTAACTTTTTCTTCAAGTTCTTGAACTTTTGTTTTTCCTGTTTCTAATTTATCAGTTACACTACTCATCTCTTTTTCTATCAAAGAAGCAGCATTTATAAGTTCATTTTGTAATTTTGAAAGAGCTTCTAAGCCATTTTCATTTATATTTATAGCTTCTATTTTTTCTCTGATATTTAAAACATTTTTTGTTCCAGAACCATTGCTAGAAATAGCTTCATTTAAATACTCTTCCATTAAAACTACAAGTTTTGAAATATCTGAAGTTTTTTCAATTACTACTTGCTTATCTCTTTCAAATCTTTTTGTAATGAATTCTTTTATTTTTTCTTGAATATTTTTATCAAATAAAAGGTTTGCATCTTCTTCAATCTTTGTGAATAGTTTGTCTATTTCATCATTTGTCTCTTCACAAATAGATGGAAGTAAAGATTGTTTAATTATAGAAGCTAGAATATGAACATTCTTAGGATGAACTCTTTTTAATAAAAGCGGTATAAGTTTTTCAGGAGTATTAATATTTTGAGATACAACTTTTAAATTTTCTTCATCATTTAACTGGCTTAAAAACCCTTTGAATATTTCATTCATGTTATTTTCCTAGATTTTTTATTTTTAAGATAAAAGTTTTTTTACCATCTCATTTATTCTTTTACCATCTGCAACACCTGCAAATTTCTTAGTGGCCATTCCCATAACTTTACCCATATCTTTAATAGTAGTTGCACCTGTTTGAGTAATGATTTCTTTCATTCCAGATTCTAATTCTTCATCTGTTAATTGTTTTGGAAGATATAACATAAATACATCAACTTGTTCTTGTTCTTTTTGAACTAAATCATCTCTTGCAGCAGCTTTATATTGAGAGATTGCTTCTTCTCTTTGTTTAATTCCTCTTTGAATTAATTTGATAACTTCATCATCATCAAGCTCTCTTCTTTCATCAACTTCTATTTGTTTAATCATTGTATTAATAGCTCTAATTGAGTCTCTTTTTACAACTTCTTTGTCTCTCATAGCTGTTTTTAAATCTTCTTTTAATTGCTCTTTTAAACTCATCGAAAGTCCTTGTTTATAGTTATTAATTTTGTTAATTATATCTTTTTAAGAATTAAAGCTTTCCACTAACTCTTCTAATTCTAAAAATCTTTCTACTTTTTGTTCATAAATTTTTTTTGTCGCTTCAAGTTCTTGTGACATGGCAATTATTCCTTTTTGTTCATAACATTTTGGATTCATTAAACATGCATTTATTTCATCAAGTTTTAACTCTAACTCTTCAAGTTCTTTTGGTAACATATCATATTCTCTTTGGTCTTTATATGATAGTTTAGTCTGTTTTTTAACAGTTGGTGCTATTTTTGTAGTAGTTGGTTCTTTAGTAATTTCAGTTTCAAAAGATTCAAGTTCTCTTAACTCTTTTTCAATTTCTAAATATTCACTATATGGTTGGAAACTTTCCATAATATGACCATTTCCTTGAAATACAAAAAGTTTTTTTGCAATTTTATCTACAAAATATCTATCGTGTGATACAAAAATCAAAGCACCTTGGAAGTTTTGTAAATACTCTTCTAAAATATTAATTGTTGGAATATCTAAGTCATTTGTTGGCTCATCCAAAATTAAACAATCAACTTTTTTTGTAAAAAGTAGTGCAAGAGCAACTCTATTTTTTTCTCCTCCACTTAAAACACCAACTTTTTTATCAAGATATTCTCTTGGAAATAAAAAATTTTTTAAGTATCCAAAAACATGCATATTTCTTCCATCTTGAAGGACAACCCTATCTCCTCCATTTGGACAAAAAGTTTCTAGCAAGTTTTTATTGTCATCTAAAGATTCTCTTTGTTGGTCAAAATATCCTATTTCAAAATCACCTTTTTTAAATGTTCCACTATCAATTTTCATTTTTTCCATAAAAATTTTAAGCAGTGTTGATTTCCCACTTCCATTTGGACCTACAATTGCAATAGTATCTTTTTGTAAAATTCTTGCTGTAAAATCTTGAATTAATTTTTTATCTCCTAACGTTTTACAAACATCATCAAGTTCATAAAGCATTTTTCTTTTATTTTGTTGTTTTTCCTCTGTATTAAAAGATTTTTGTTCCCTTTGAAGTTCTAAAGACATTTTTCTAATCATTGCAGGGTTTGATTTAGCTTTTTGTTTTAGTTCAAAGTATTCCGATTTTCTTCTTTCATTTCTTTTTCTTCTTGCTGTTACTCCATGTTGCATCCAATGAGCTTCTCTTTTTACAAGACGTATAAGATTATCATGCTCTTTTTGCATATTTTCTAAAAGTTGCTCTTTTTGTTCTAAATATGAAGAGTATCCACCGTTGAATTTTCTTAAAACTCCTCCATCAATTTCTACAACACTAGTTGCAATATTATCAATAAAATATCTATCGTGAGAGATAAAAAGTAGGGTGAAGTTGTTTTTCAAAAGTAATTGTTCTAAAAACTCAACCATATAAACATCAAGATGATTTGTAGGCTCATCAAGTAATAAAACATCAGGCTTTTTAAGAAGTAATCCAGCAAGACTAACTCTTCTTTGTTCTCCTCCACTTAAAAGATTTACATCTTTGAATTCATACTGTTTTAGTTGAAATTCAACTAAAACACGTTCTATCATATTGTCCAAATCCCAAGCATTATGAAACTCCAAAAAAGATACCAATTCACTTTGTTTTCTTAATAATTCTTCATTTTCATATTCAGTCATTAGTTGATTTGTGATTTTTTCATATTCCACTTTTGCAGTTTTTAATTCAGCTAATTGATTTTCAATAGCTTCTCTTACACTAAGATTTGCTTTAAATTTTGGTTGTTGATCAAGCATCTCTATTTTTACAGATTTATCAATAGCCATTTCACCACTATCAGGTTCTGTTTGCTTCATAATTATTTTAAAAAGTGTAGATTTTCCTTGACCATTTTGTCCAATTACGGCAATTCTTTGTCCGTGATTTAAAGTAAAATTTGCATCTTTTAAAATAACTTTTGTGTCATATTGTTTTGATATGTTTTGTAAGTCTATTAGTGCCATTTATATTTTATAGTTCCCTTGAAATATTATTTTGTAGATAATTTGTATTATACTTAAAGTCTATACAATAATAAATTATTTTTAATTGCTTAAAATAAATTAATATTGTATCTAAAAGATGGTTAACTTTTAAATTTTTATATCCATTATTGACTTTAATTAATAATTATAATAGACTATTTAGGTATTGTTAAAAAATTATTTTAGGAAAGTTGAGTTTGGAAAAAGAGATTAAATTGAGTATAGAATCCTTTTTATTATCAGAAACTGATGAAAAAGGAATTATCAGATATGCAAATGATGAATTTTGTGAAATTTCAGGTTTTAAATTAGATGAATTAATAGGTAAACCACATAATATTATACGGCATAAGGATATGCCAAAAGCTGCATTTGAAGATTTATGGAAAACGGTAAAAAGTGGTAAATCTTGGAAAGGTTTTGTAAAAAATGCTACAAAATCAGGAGATTATTATTGGGTTTTTGCAACAGTATTCCCTTTTATTTCGTGTGATGGTTCAAAAGGATACATATCTTGTAGAAGAGTCGCTTCAAAAGATGAAATAGAAAAATATGAAAATATTTATAAAAATATGAACTAGGAAAAATTATGGGAATAATTAAATTTTTGAAAACAATGTCTATTAAAAATAAAATAAAATTAATAAGTATTTTCCCCTTGGTATTTATAATTATTTTATCTTTTTTTATAAATTTAGATACTTATAAAAATGTAGTACAATTAAAAAATATGAAAGAGTTAATAAAATTAAATGTAAAAATTTCTGCATTACTTCATGAAACTCAAAAAGAAAGAGGAATGAGTGCTGGTTATTTGGGAAGTAAAGGTACTAAATTTGAGGATAATTTAGTAGCTCAAAAAGAACTTACAAATAAAAATTTAATAGAGTTTAAAACTATGATTCAAACTGTTGATTCTAAGATATATCCACAAAATGCAGATGTTTTAGTATTAAATATTTTAAAAGAGTTATCTAGTTTAGAAAAAATAAGAGAAGATGTAAAGAATTTAAAAATAGATACTAAAAATGCTCTATTTTATTATACAAATTTAAATTCAATGCTTTTGGACTTTATTGCATTTACAACAACAAAAGTAGAAAAAGAAAAAAATACAAGAACATTGATTTCATATTATAACTTTTTGATGGCAAAAGAGAGAGCAGGAATAGAAAGAGCTATTGGTTCAAACACTTTTGCTGCGAAAAGTTTTGCACCTGGAATGTATGAAAAATATATTGGACTAGTATATGAACAACAAATGTTTATAAATGGATTCTTGAAGTATTCAACACAGGAAAATAAAAATTTCTTTGAAGAAAAAATTACTAATCCTGTTATAGATGAATTAAAAAATATGAGTAAAATACTTTTATCTTATGGAGATAATAAAAATATAGAGTTAAATGTAGATTCTATTTTATGGTTTGATAAAATGACTCAAAAAATTAATATTTTAAAAGAAATTGATGATTATCTTTCACAAAGTTTAATTCAAGAAATAAAAAAAGATTTATCAATTCAAACTAATTTTATGTATTTTTTAATAATTGTCAGTTTAATAATTATTAGTTTAATAATTTATTTTGTAATCTTTTTTAATTCTAATATAGCTTATGGTATTAATAAAATATATAAAGGTATTGAACAATTTATGAGATACCTAAATAGAGAGATAAATGAACTTGAATATATAGATTTAAATACAAGAGGTGAGTTGGGGAAACTGGCTAAGATGGTAAATTCTAATATTGATATGATAAATGGAGATTTAGAAAAAGATTTACTTTGTGTAGGTGAAGCAACTATTACTTTAGACAAATTTCAAAAGGGATATTATTCTTGTCGAGTAA
Coding sequences:
- a CDS encoding SDR family NAD(P)-dependent oxidoreductase; this encodes MQNILITGCSSGIGLETALILKKNGIKVYASARKDKDVEMLKDLGFETFKIDVRNKDEIKYALETILKNDLKLDAVFNNAGFGQPGAVEDLSVKVLKKQFNTNFFGLHEVTIQAMKIFRAQGYGKIIQHSSVLGIISLKFRGAYNASKYAIEGINDTLRQEVLGSQIYISTINTGPVTSKFRENALKKFNKNITVEGSFWEETYKKELKARLETTEDKAPFNLPASSVANTVLKIMNTKKPKPRYYVTTATHLLGFFKRILTTSLLDKLLNKI
- a CDS encoding TIGR02757 family protein, which codes for MTKKDKEIKQLLDNEVENRNKNDEINYDKPDPLLIARRYDDEFIILLCALFAYGNAKLIVKFLDSLDFSLLEKSDEIIDKELDKFYYRFQNAQDIKMIFKTFKRMKNEDSLNNIFVNAYKKENSILEGIDALIQKIHNISNYNSQGFTFLVSSPFKRDKAGLIKENGNAPYKRWNMYLRWMVRDDNLDLGLWKNIDKKDLILPLDTHTFKVSQKLGLLDRKNYDLKSALLITDKLKEFDKFDPIKYDFSLYRIGQEKIDI
- a CDS encoding c-type cytochrome encodes the protein MKKFIKIVTLSALCTSALFGFDPKVLSERSNTGYKYEGKLEYKIPDVNTIPDNQFGELVKYGKELIVHTSKYIGPEVEDPKMRFAGNNLQCQTCHLDAGTKAYSAPFIGTTAAFPQYRPREDTIGTLAERINGCMQRSMNGYPLPQDSKEMKAMEAYMFWLSQGIPVGGATALEGRGLAKIDRKMIKKQAANPEKGKVVYEQQCASCHGINGEGIKNEGRANGYIYPPLWGEDSYNKGAGMYRVLKAADFIKSNMPLGATKENPILTDEEAYNVAAYMNMDSHYRPEKINRKNDFPDEVVKAPDVYREGIETKEHQVGPFGKIIK
- a CDS encoding cache domain-containing protein, which gives rise to MNKTYKKFILLFVIVIIILLYFLFKYNKIIHQNQIDILVSNKVEIVQNELTNQKNQALSLAILFSKNQNIINNLEQNNPKELKKELLVLLDNIKKYTNQTNIQVQIHTKDLKVFVRSWEDKDIGLNLENFRKGLVKVKNTQEPFVSNELGKRFNIKAISPVFNKNEEYIGTIEVIMDYSDLKNRLKYLGIEIIPLLEKKYLKIAQNYKDNPLLDDYIVIQEEYDKKFYDFLLENKSYLTTNKFYYENKNRIITQIPLGSFDEESIAIMMICFDKNEQNFKYLPKYEYLGEINTKSNLKNNEEKEKREIIIK
- a CDS encoding response regulator transcription factor, with the translated sequence MIKILLLEDDYLYKVSIKEFLEELDFVVDAFENGDEALDAVFDNSYDLLLLDIRVPGMDGFSLVEYVRKNKLDVPIIILTSLTDISDLSRGYELGCNDYIRKPFDMIELKFRIEQLIKNSFKTNEDLILLSNDFKFDVKKSTLYLKDKLVDLTQKESELVSLLVLNRGFFVSIETLHDKIWENKEISYSDIRMCIKRIREKTAKEFIKTKRFVGYKIDK
- a CDS encoding sensor histidine kinase — translated: MINNQYEIKYIIIQVFLTLFIAFIPIYFYLDASYENKQIKDKMDLKNYASLLISKIDSFEKENSEIFYYPRSNIFTSAIFDKNNKEIFSLLEKIDNQQTFFFEDFKKITNKLCYKEYLNSNIFEAKSLIVCKEDDNSEVIYNAIILLLIVSFFIFLSSFFIIKQSIEPYRRLNQYLDEFLKDAMHELKTPIGVARINVDMLQLRLKNDKNILRIKSALKNMTVIYEDLEYYMQQNAVKDEKRDIDFSSFLEKRVDFFNDLAIAKQINFHRFIEQNITINFNEIELYRIIDNNLSNAIKYSKDSSNITVTLTKESNHIKLIFKDEGVGIKDISTIFQRYYRGDKITGGFGIGLSIVKNICTKNSINIEVKSKINEGTTFIYIF
- a CDS encoding molybdenum ABC transporter, whose protein sequence is MFDFTDNELLELLKEDVPFLDLTTYLQDINNKKARLEIYTREDIVVSCSEESARIAKLMNCEVDFFVPSKQKIKKGELILSFIGDYNLIHKIWRTTQLILEYSCKIATYTQNMKEEILKVNNHCELLTTRKTYPFAKKFCIKSILVGGAFPHRLNLSETVLLFPHHRKVYATSEEFYYQIKEIKQKALEKKIIIESSDFNDAINLMKYGADVLQLDKMDVKIIDEIVKYKNNNFPWIKLLVSGNINLLNIKNFASTQIDGVVSSSMYLCGMSDLGTGLTILE
- a CDS encoding GGDEF domain-containing protein, encoding MNEIFKGFLSQLNDEENLKVVSQNINTPEKLIPLLLKRVHPKNVHILASIIKQSLLPSICEETNDEIDKLFTKIEEDANLLFDKNIQEKIKEFITKRFERDKQVVIEKTSDISKLVVLMEEYLNEAISSNGSGTKNVLNIREKIEAININENGLEALSKLQNELINAASLIEKEMSSVTDKLETGKTKVQELEEKVKTLEEELNKTKIENMKDHLTGLLTRKAFGDEVKKIESSYKRLNTQYAVVFFDLDHFKKLNDTYGHECGDVVLSTFGKILNKSIRDLDIVGRYGGEEFIAIIHFNLNRELLQFLKRIKSIVVENSFLYKDKKIKVTFSAGVAIRSSYDTYENTVQKADMLLYKAKENGRNKIILENGMEI
- a CDS encoding GatB/YqeY domain-containing protein, translating into MSLKEQLKEDLKTAMRDKEVVKRDSIRAINTMIKQIEVDERRELDDDEVIKLIQRGIKQREEAISQYKAAARDDLVQKEQEQVDVFMLYLPKQLTDEELESGMKEIITQTGATTIKDMGKVMGMATKKFAGVADGKRINEMVKKLLS